A section of the bacterium genome encodes:
- a CDS encoding ATP-binding protein: MAGHARVLGATLLGIEGIPVEVEARISSQLPRIDIVGLPEAAVRESAARVRAAVQAIGLPFPDRRITINLAPAALRKQGAGLDLAVAVGILAAGGTLPPTSLEGVGLVGELALDGRLRPVRGALSQAACLRAAGCSRVILPASHAGEAGLLVEPPELARHLGEVIEKLATGAALELAIPREPVTPNPPVASDLGVVRGQREAKRALLIAAAGGHGLLLRGAPGAGKTLLARCLPGLLPPLSGEERFEVARIHDAAGLASDAQPVHQRPFRAPHHSATRAGLLGGGPNLSPGEVTLAHRGVLFLDELPEFDRSALESLRQILEEGRVVHARAVGRITLDACFQLIAAANP, translated from the coding sequence ATCCCGGTCGAGGTCGAAGCGCGCATCAGCTCCCAGCTGCCGCGCATCGATATCGTGGGGCTGCCGGAGGCGGCCGTGCGGGAGAGCGCCGCCCGGGTACGTGCAGCGGTGCAGGCGATCGGCCTCCCCTTCCCGGATCGCCGGATCACCATCAACCTGGCTCCGGCCGCACTGCGAAAACAGGGCGCCGGGCTCGACCTGGCGGTTGCCGTCGGCATCCTGGCCGCGGGCGGAACGCTTCCGCCGACGTCTCTCGAAGGCGTCGGCCTGGTCGGCGAACTCGCTCTCGATGGTCGCTTGCGACCCGTCCGCGGTGCGCTTTCCCAGGCGGCCTGCCTTCGGGCTGCGGGTTGCTCCCGCGTCATCCTGCCGGCGAGCCACGCCGGCGAAGCCGGGCTGCTGGTAGAACCGCCGGAGTTGGCCCGCCATCTCGGTGAGGTGATCGAGAAACTCGCCACCGGCGCAGCCCTCGAGCTGGCCATACCACGAGAGCCTGTCACTCCGAATCCACCCGTTGCCTCAGACCTGGGCGTGGTTCGTGGCCAACGAGAGGCCAAACGCGCCTTGTTGATTGCTGCTGCCGGCGGCCACGGCCTTCTTCTACGCGGTGCGCCGGGCGCGGGCAAGACGCTTCTGGCGCGGTGCCTCCCCGGCCTCTTGCCGCCGCTCTCCGGCGAGGAGCGCTTCGAGGTGGCACGGATTCACGACGCGGCCGGCCTCGCCAGCGATGCCCAGCCCGTTCACCAGCGACCCTTCCGCGCGCCTCATCATTCTGCGACGCGCGCAGGATTGTTAGGTGGCGGTCCAAACCTCAGCCCCGGCGAAGTCACCCTCGCTCACCGCGGAGTGCTCTTCCTCGACGAGCTCCCCGAGTTCGATCGCAGCGCCCTCGAGAGCTTGCGGCAAATCCTCGAGGAAGGGCGCGTCGTGCACGCGCGGGCGGTTGGGCGAATCACGCTCGACGCCTGCTTTCAGCTGATCGCCGCCGCCAATCCTTGA